From a region of the Zingiber officinale cultivar Zhangliang chromosome 4B, Zo_v1.1, whole genome shotgun sequence genome:
- the LOC121975696 gene encoding disease resistance protein RGA2-like, with translation MDVVSPILQVSGASHVVNKLVDKATTYVRDQYYWKTDLQEELQNLRRLLPQIQVIVGFAEDRLTSYGSSNRALMEWLGQFRDGIDEAEEVLDELEYLELEKKANSDKNRLSKTVDGSVKAAKRFLKFDDLLIERLRACVKNLNASASNAHNFLAILGQTGGIGTGQMQQEFLPLTDQSRITSSLPEVSFKGREEQKQEIIRYLSGESVEESEIQISENVHCLPLVAMGGMGKTTLAQQVCDHFENMKKEHFDIRIWVCDSLPDLDATSILKKILDSTRQSDDSSTNLDASNLMKKMLDLTHQSEPSELIPVKLKEKLSSKKFLLVLDDAWDDKNQTAWKRLCDPLLHGQKGSWILLTTRMESVAKMISKVIKGTMKSMMLQGLSKDECRPLLYEHAFDGQDPNKFPRLKEIGEEILEKLKGVPLLAKSIGGALNSKLTEDHWTNISRSELWKTPLESKYEFRPILVLSYLMLPPRLKRCFSYCGIFPQDYRFKKQQLVCMWVAAGLIYSEGSEEGSDEDIANRCFDTLCNKSFFDNRSMLWMKKILFYDTTEEIYTMHDMLNSLACHVSRYECCRIVHGTPSRILDSNAIRHISITCSIDAQLLDLAKMVCKLKHLRTLWIQYNGDPQKLDDFIRDACKSPRRIRVLIVRSNDFKVSNQCLKSISDFVKIRFLEIQTILPSLSMRKFYFLQYLIGDQYGSHLGRLAKDANKLTNLRHLYQVTEDALLSVAEVGKLTSLQELCFTVGTKPRYRIDELMNMDNLRQLKIKKLSNVRSLEEANMANLVKKYHLTGLDLHWIGASNPDLDEQEVLAALQPSTTIKELMIRWYKGGRPAPWMDTPSLSRLEHLQLEFCTSLEELPPLWKLPCLKFLKLKYMEAIRSLGGHFSDWMGIQFPVLEELEFCDLPLLEEWNGADDYVWFPLLKSFQIEKCPRLKNIPDLPLSIENLRFKDLGLEVLPRFYKCSNGSRTFGGFQQLMFLKSLEIYKCPGIVQIGSIGEEDDHLLPLSLETLELENIEEHKDLANYLRGLTLLTKFHLHCSPGLESFPLASELEHLTVLQDLGISDGESLTSLGDLYILKSLKSLEIFDCPKFLVAEVESEEFLKDTTRKHAVSSSSIFDQSASNKAARILPSSLESLEFKNSGISQEPLGRCLQGLTSLERLIVSGCHHLVSLPNIEYLHNLTALQTLNISDCKELCELESLTAIASLRHLCINCCPKLLATTFSALQNPATATEHSATKKKKGTLPSLENIYIDDIFYLPSLPISEKLKTLSIQSSDKEFTCFPSEIEESLLQYRKSLEYLSLGGMHHLQYLPASLESFSSLKNLGIYSAPALKSLPRMPVSLVRLRIFGCSAKLKKRCQENIGRDWPNIKHIPYIDITAGNEDEAEAQVNCNWLSSRLWSSK, from the exons ATGGACGTAGTCTCGCCAATACTGCAGGTTTCTGGTGCAAGTCATGTCGTCAATAAACTAGTTGATAAAGCCACTACTTATGTGCGAGATCAGTACTACTGGAAAACTGACTTGCAAGAAGAATTGCAAAACCTCAGACGCTTACTTCCTCAGATCCAAGTAATTGTTGGTTTTGCCGAAGATAGATTAACTTCGTATGGATCCTCTAATCGAGCATTAATGGAGTGGCTTGGGCAGTTCAGGGATGGGATCGACGAGGCTGAGGAAGTGCTAGATGAGCTGGAATATCTTGAACTAGAGAAAAAAGCTAACAGTGACAAAAATAGGCTTTCTAAAACGGTTGATGGTTCTGTTAAGGCTGCAAAAAGATTTCTGAAATTTGATGATCTTCTTATTGAGAGATTAAGGGCATGCGTAAAGAATTTGAACGCCTCTGCTTCAAATGCCCATAATTTTCTGGCAATATTGGGGCAGACTGGTGGCATCGGCACTGGACAAATGCAGCAGGAGTTTCTCCCGTTGACCGATCAAAGTAGGATCACCTCTTCGTTGCCTGAAGTATCATTCAAAGGGCGTGAGGAACAAAAACAAGAAATCATCCGCTATTTGTCGGGGGAGTCAGTGGAAGAATCTGAAATTCAGATAAGTGAGAATGTGCATTGCCTTCCTTTGGTAGCGATGGGTGGTATGGGGAAGACGACGCTCGCTCAACAAGTCTgtgatcattttgaaaacatgaaGAAGGAACACTTCGACATCAGAATCTGGGTATGTGACTCCTTACCTGATCTTGATGCAACAAGTATTTTGAAGAAAATTCTGGATTCAACCCGCCAATCAGATGACTCCTCAACTAATCTCGATGCATCAAATCTTATGAAGAAAATGTTGGATTTAACCCACCAATCTGAGCCATCTGAACTAATACCGGTGAAGCTCAAGGAGAAGTTAAGTTCCAAAAAATTTTTACTCGTCCTAGATGATGCTTGGGATGACAAAAACCAGACAGCGTGGAAGAGATTATGTGATCCACTGCTACACGGTCAAAAGGGTAGCTGGATACTATTAACAACTAGAATGGAATCAGTTGCGAAGATGATCTCAAAAGTAATCAAAGGCACAATGAAATCGATGATGTTGCAGGGTTTATCAAAAGATGAATGTCGTCCACTCCTCTATGAGCATGCATTTGATGGTCAAGACCCCAATAAATTTCCGCGGCTTAAAGAAATTGGGGAAGAAATATTGGAGAAATTGAAAGGTGTACCTCTTCTAGCAAAGTCAATTGGAGGAGCGTTGAACAGTAAATTGACAGAAGATCATTGGACGAACATTTCGAGAAGTGAATTATGGAAAACACCACTTGAATCAAAATACGAATTCAGGCCAATTCTAGTACTAAGTTACTTGATGCTTCCACCACGCTTGAAGCGGTGCTTTTCTTACTGTGGCATATTCCCTCAAGATTACCGATTCAAAAAGCAACAGCTAGTCTGCATGTGGGTGGCAGCAGGCCTAATTTACTCAGAAGGATCAGAGGAGGGCTCAGATGAGGACATAGCTAACCGTTGCTTTGATACGTTGTGCAACAAATCTTTCTTTGACAATCGGAGTATGCTTTGGATGAAGAAAATATTGTTCTATGATACAACAGAAGAGATTTACACAATGCATGATATGCTGAACAGTCTTGCTTGTCATGTCTCACGCTATGAATGTTGTAGAATTGTGCATGGTACTCCAAGTCGCATTTTGGATTCTAATGCCATCCGCCATATATCTATTACCTGTAGTATCGATGCTCAACTCCTTGATCTAGCTAAAATGGTGTGCAAACTCAAGCACTTGCGAACCCTCTGGATACAGTATAATGGGGATCCTCAAAAACTTGATGATTTTATTCGAGATGCGTGTAAATCACCGAGAAGAATTCGAGTATTGATTGTTCGGTCTAATGATTTCAAAGTATCTAATCAGTGTTTGAAAAGTATCAGTGACTTTGTTAAAATACGATTTCTTGAAATTCAAACTATTCTACCATCGCTATCAATGCGTAAGTTCTACTTCTTACAATATCTAATTGGTGACCAATACGGTTCTCATTTGGGCCGTCTGGCAAAAGACGCAAACAAGTTGACCAACTTAAGACATTTATACCAAGTAACTGAGGATGCACTTCTCTCGGTGGCTGAAGTAGGAAAGTTAACATCCCTCCAAGAATTATGCTTCACTGTGGGCACAAAACCCAGATATAGAATTGATGAGTTGATGAATATGGATAATCTCCGCCAATTAAAGATTAAAAAACTTTCCAATGTACGGAGTCTTGAAGAGGCTAATATGGCCAACTTGGTCAAGAAATATCATCTCACCGGATTGGACCTGCACTGGATTGGAGCAAGTAATCCTGACCTTGATGAACAGGAGGTTCTGGCGGCTCTACAACCCTCTACCACAATTAAAGAACTCATGATTAGATGGTACAAAGGTGGTAGGCCTGCACCATGGATGGATACTCCATCTCTTTCTCGGCTTGAACATCTCCAACTAGAATTTTGTACAAGTTTGGAAGAGCTGCCCCCTCTATGGAAGTTGCCctgccttaaatttctaaaattgaaataCATGGAAGCTATAAGAAGTTTGGGTGGTCACTTCTCCGATTGGATGGGCATACAATTTCCAGTTTTAGAGGAACTTGAATTTTGTGACCTTCCCCTCTTAGAGGAATGGAATGGTGCGGATGATTATGTATGGTTCCCTCTTCTTaaaagttttcaaattgaaaagtGTCCCAGACTAAAGAACATTCCTGACCTTCCTTTGTCTATAGAGAATCTCAGATTCAAAGATTTGGGGTTAGAAGTTCTTCCACGGTTCTACAAGTGTTCTAATGGTTCTAGGACATTTGGAGGATTTCAGCAGCTGATGTTTCTCAAATCCCTTGAAATTTATAAGTGCCCGGGGATTGTACAGATTGGATCAATTGGTGAAGAGGATGATCATCTCCTACCATTGTCACTGGAAACACTTGAACTTGAAAATATTGAGGAACACAAAGATTTGGCAAATTATCTACGAGGTCTCACTTTGCTCACTAAATTCCATTTACATTGTTCTCCGGGCTTGGAATCATTTCCTTTAGCAAGTGAGCTGGAACATCTGACTGTACTCCAAGACTTGGGTATTTCGGATGGTGAATCTTTGACTTCACTTGGAGACttgtatattttaaaatctcttaaaTCTCTAGAGATTTTTGATTGTCCAAAATTCCTCGTTGCTGAGGTTGAGTCAGAGGAGTTTTTAAAAGACACGACAAGGAAGCATGCAGTATCATCTTCCTCAATTTTTGATCAGTCTGCAAGTAATAAAGCTGCTAGGATCCTTCCCTCCTCCCTTGAATCCCTGGAATTTAAAAACTCAGGCATTTCACAAGAACCATTGGGTCGATGCCTTCAAGGCCTTACCTCCCTCGAAAGGTTGATAGTATCAGGTTGCCATCATTTGGTGTCTCTTCCCAACATAGAGTATCTGCATAATCTGACAGCGTTGCAGACATTGAATATTTCTGATTGTAAAGAATTATGTGAATTGGAGTCCTTGACGGCAATTGCCTCACTCAGACATTTGTGTATTAACTGCTGTCCCAAATTACTAGCTACAACATTTTCCGCTCTACAAAATCCTGCAACAGCAACAGAACATAGTGCCACAAAGAAAAAGAAGGGAACATTACCTTCACTTGAAAACATTTATATCGATGATATCTTCTATCTACCAAGTTTGCCGATTTCAGAAAAGCTAAAGACCCTTTCTATCCAAAGTAGTGACAAAGAGTTCACTTGTTTCCCTTCTGAGATAGAGGAGTCGTTGTTGCAATATCGGAAGTCTCTGGAATATTTGAGTTTGGGAGGGATGCATCATCTGCAATATTTACCCGCAAGTTTGGAGAGCTTTTCATCGCTCAAGAATCTTGGTATATATTCTGCTCCAGCACTCAAGTCACTGCCCAGGATGCCTGTCTCACTGGTGCGACTGAGGATTTTTGGATGCAGTGCAAAGCTTAAGAAGCGTTGCCAAGAGAACATCGGTCGGGACTGGCCTAACATCAAGCACATCCCTTACATTGATATTACAGCTGGCAATGAGGACGAGGCCGAG GCTCAAGTCAATTGCAACTGGCTCAGCAGCAGGCTTTGGAGTTCCAAATga